One Actinosynnema pretiosum DNA segment encodes these proteins:
- a CDS encoding cellulose binding domain-containing protein, with product MRAPRTALLALALLAAPLATPAAASPSADPPTSQAVDTRVSVNTRAGLETAPELGMGVNHAIWDSQLGTPQVADLLKDAGVRAMRYPGGSYSDIYHWRDHTAPGGYVAPNTDFDTFMAGVRRAGGQPIVTANYGTGTPQEAADWVRSANVDKGYGVKYWEIGNELYGNGHYGTAWEEDHHEDKSPAGYAGLVRDYSRAMKAVDPSIKIGAVLTTPGEWPDAITAAGDAGSWNQVVLSTAGADIDFVILHWYPRGTNAPDLLSSADTIPEMMAMAKEQIRGHTGRDLGIAFTELNTNFARNTQPTALFAADAYASLLERGAFTVDWWNAHNGLGKVSTVAGQTDYDDFGLLSSANCTEDGSVCQPALNTPFAPYHALALTSRFARPGDQFVAASSTDPLVRAHAARRPDGGLSVLLVNRDPDAAKSVALDYAGFTPRSSAVVRTYGNGDTAITTSTGASGAVSLAPYSITALELAPTSATTGPAAPARPTASSVTDRSAVIDLPVAAPGTKHEVHRQVGTRTDQWGETTGGSFTATNLSPGTEYTVNVIARDNAGRVSWSSPPLVFRTTAPASSTCAVKLANTNDWGNGWVGDVQVTNTGTTPVDGWVLAFDWPTTWQKVDSGWSGAWAQSGRSVTVTADAGNRLLAPGATVSTGFVGSYQGPNRLPTAFSLNGAPCSLR from the coding sequence ATGCGCGCTCCCCGCACCGCTTTGTTGGCACTCGCCCTGCTCGCCGCACCGCTCGCCACCCCCGCGGCGGCGTCGCCGAGCGCCGATCCCCCGACGTCCCAGGCCGTCGACACCCGCGTCTCGGTGAACACCCGCGCGGGCCTGGAAACCGCCCCCGAGCTGGGAATGGGCGTCAACCACGCCATCTGGGACTCCCAGCTCGGCACCCCGCAGGTCGCCGACCTGCTGAAAGACGCGGGTGTCCGGGCCATGCGCTACCCCGGCGGCTCGTACTCGGACATCTACCACTGGCGCGACCACACCGCCCCCGGCGGCTACGTGGCCCCGAACACCGACTTCGACACGTTCATGGCAGGCGTGCGGCGCGCCGGCGGTCAGCCGATCGTCACCGCCAACTACGGCACCGGGACGCCGCAGGAGGCCGCCGACTGGGTGCGCAGCGCCAACGTCGACAAGGGCTACGGCGTCAAGTACTGGGAGATCGGCAACGAGCTCTACGGCAACGGCCACTACGGCACCGCGTGGGAGGAGGACCACCACGAGGACAAGAGCCCGGCCGGGTACGCGGGCCTGGTTCGCGACTACTCGCGGGCGATGAAGGCCGTCGACCCGAGCATCAAGATCGGCGCGGTGCTGACCACGCCCGGCGAGTGGCCGGACGCCATCACGGCCGCCGGTGACGCGGGCTCGTGGAACCAGGTCGTGCTGTCCACGGCGGGCGCGGACATCGACTTCGTGATCCTGCACTGGTACCCGCGCGGCACGAACGCCCCGGACCTGCTGAGCAGCGCGGACACCATCCCCGAGATGATGGCGATGGCCAAGGAGCAGATCCGCGGGCACACCGGCCGGGACCTGGGCATCGCGTTCACCGAGCTGAACACGAACTTCGCCCGCAACACCCAGCCGACCGCGCTGTTCGCCGCCGACGCCTACGCGTCGCTGCTGGAGCGCGGCGCGTTCACCGTCGACTGGTGGAACGCGCACAACGGCCTGGGCAAGGTCAGCACGGTCGCCGGTCAGACCGACTACGACGACTTCGGCCTGCTCTCCAGCGCCAACTGCACCGAGGACGGCTCGGTGTGCCAGCCCGCGCTGAACACGCCGTTCGCGCCGTACCACGCGCTCGCGCTGACCTCCCGGTTCGCGCGCCCCGGCGACCAGTTCGTGGCCGCCTCCAGCACCGACCCGCTGGTGCGCGCGCACGCCGCCCGGCGACCGGACGGCGGGCTGTCGGTGCTGCTGGTGAACCGGGACCCGGACGCGGCGAAGTCGGTCGCGCTCGACTACGCCGGGTTCACCCCGAGGTCCTCGGCGGTGGTGCGGACCTACGGCAACGGCGACACCGCGATCACCACGTCCACCGGGGCGTCCGGCGCGGTCTCGCTCGCCCCGTACTCGATCACCGCGCTGGAGCTGGCGCCCACGTCCGCGACCACCGGCCCGGCGGCGCCCGCCCGGCCGACCGCGTCCTCGGTGACCGACCGCAGCGCCGTGATCGACCTGCCCGTCGCGGCTCCGGGCACCAAGCACGAGGTGCACCGCCAGGTCGGCACGCGCACCGACCAGTGGGGCGAGACCACCGGCGGCAGCTTCACCGCCACCAACCTGTCCCCCGGCACCGAGTACACCGTGAACGTCATCGCGCGCGACAACGCGGGCCGGGTGTCGTGGTCCTCGCCGCCGCTGGTGTTCCGCACCACCGCGCCCGCCTCGTCCACCTGCGCGGTGAAGCTGGCCAACACCAACGACTGGGGCAACGGCTGGGTCGGCGACGTGCAGGTCACCAACACCGGGACCACCCCCGTGGACGGCTGGGTGCTGGCGTTCGACTGGCCGACCACCTGGCAGAAGGTCGACAGCGGCTGGAGCGGCGCGTGGGCGCAGTCCGGCCGGTCGGTGACGGTGACCGCCGACGCGGGCAACCGGCTGCTGGCCCCCGGCGCGACGGTCTCGACCGGTTTCGTGGGCTCCTACCAGGGCCCGAACCGGCTGCCGACCGCGTTCTCGCTGAACGGCGCGCCGTGCTCGCTGCGGTGA
- a CDS encoding glycine betaine ABC transporter substrate-binding protein, with product MSGRSRRGLAAIGAALCLAVSGCGLESSFALPFEVAPGSIRPEPALEGVKVSVGSKDFTENIVLGYITEVALAAAGAEVNDMTNIQGSNSSRQALLTGDADLSWDYSGTGWISYLGNTEPIQGEREQYEAVREADLERNGLVWLEYTKVNNTYAFAVTREFAEANDLSTTSQMAELVKNDPSKGVFCLETEFISRNDGFPGVARTYGFDAGAAQVKTFGSGTIYTATADGLCNFGEVFTTDGRILALDLVVLEDDRRFFPQYNASLVLREEFHRQHPEIERIMAPVFEELDNDTIIRLNAEVDVDGRDPAAVARDWMVSEGFVSIPDDTMAAGARR from the coding sequence ATGAGCGGCAGGAGCAGGAGGGGCCTGGCCGCGATCGGCGCGGCGCTGTGCCTCGCGGTGTCCGGCTGCGGGCTGGAGAGCTCGTTCGCGCTGCCGTTCGAGGTGGCGCCCGGCTCGATCCGGCCGGAGCCCGCGCTGGAGGGCGTGAAGGTCTCGGTGGGGTCCAAGGACTTCACCGAGAACATCGTGCTCGGCTACATCACCGAGGTCGCGCTGGCGGCGGCGGGCGCCGAGGTCAACGACATGACCAACATCCAGGGCTCGAACAGCTCGCGGCAGGCGCTGCTGACCGGTGACGCCGACCTGTCCTGGGACTACAGCGGAACCGGCTGGATCAGCTACCTGGGCAACACCGAGCCGATCCAGGGCGAGCGCGAGCAGTACGAGGCGGTCCGCGAGGCCGACCTGGAGCGCAACGGCCTGGTGTGGCTGGAGTACACGAAGGTCAACAACACCTACGCGTTCGCCGTGACGCGGGAGTTCGCCGAGGCCAACGACCTCAGCACCACCAGCCAGATGGCCGAGCTGGTGAAGAACGACCCGAGCAAGGGCGTGTTCTGCCTGGAGACCGAGTTCATCAGCCGCAACGACGGGTTCCCCGGCGTGGCGCGGACCTACGGCTTCGACGCGGGCGCGGCGCAGGTGAAGACCTTCGGCAGCGGCACGATCTACACCGCGACCGCCGACGGGCTGTGCAACTTCGGCGAGGTGTTCACCACCGACGGCCGCATCCTGGCGCTGGACCTGGTGGTGCTGGAGGACGACCGGAGGTTCTTCCCGCAGTACAACGCCTCCCTGGTGCTGCGCGAGGAGTTCCACCGGCAGCACCCGGAGATCGAGCGGATCATGGCGCCGGTGTTCGAGGAGCTGGACAACGACACGATCATCCGGCTGAACGCCGAGGTGGACGTGGACGGCCGCGACCCGGCGGCGGTGGCGCGCGACTGGATGGTGAGCGAGGGGTTCGTGTCGATCCCCGACGACACCATGGCGGCGGGCGCGCGGCGCTAG
- a CDS encoding ABC transporter permease, with the protein MTATAVNGPTPAATRSRADGLRLLVQPAATVLLVGGVLLWAFSLDLDSIERQSINASSLLTATRDHLVISLIVTALVVAIAVPLGVLVTRRWARKAAPLVLGLATIGQAAPAIGVLVLYFMATGAEGTWAAVVPITFYSLLPVLRNTVVGLQGVDPALVDAARGIGMSPLTVLRRVELPLAVPLILAGLRTALVLAVGVATLAVFVNGGGLGLLIDTGYKLARVPVLVTGAVLAVGLALLVDWLGAVAETYLGPKGLR; encoded by the coding sequence GTGACCGCGACCGCAGTGAACGGCCCCACCCCGGCGGCCACGCGCTCGCGCGCGGACGGGCTGCGCCTGCTGGTCCAGCCCGCGGCCACGGTCCTGCTGGTCGGCGGGGTGCTCCTGTGGGCGTTCAGCCTGGACCTGGACTCGATCGAGCGGCAGAGCATCAACGCCTCGTCGCTGCTGACCGCCACCAGGGACCACCTGGTGATCAGCCTGATCGTGACCGCGCTGGTCGTGGCGATCGCGGTGCCGCTGGGCGTGCTGGTGACCCGGCGCTGGGCGCGCAAGGCCGCCCCGCTGGTGCTGGGGCTGGCCACGATCGGCCAGGCCGCGCCCGCGATCGGCGTGCTGGTGCTGTACTTCATGGCCACCGGCGCCGAGGGCACGTGGGCGGCGGTCGTGCCGATCACGTTCTACTCGTTGCTGCCGGTGCTGCGGAACACCGTGGTGGGCCTGCAGGGCGTGGACCCGGCGCTGGTGGACGCGGCGCGCGGCATCGGCATGTCCCCGCTGACCGTGCTGCGCCGGGTGGAGCTGCCGCTGGCGGTGCCGCTGATCCTGGCCGGCCTGCGCACCGCGCTGGTGCTGGCGGTCGGCGTGGCCACGCTCGCGGTGTTCGTCAACGGCGGCGGCCTCGGCCTGCTGATCGACACCGGTTACAAGCTGGCCCGCGTGCCGGTGCTGGTGACCGGGGCGGTGCTGGCCGTGGGCCTGGCGCTGCTCGTGGACTGGTTGGGCGCGGTGGCCGAGACCTACCTGGGACCGAAGGGGCTGCGATGA
- a CDS encoding ABC transporter ATP-binding protein, translating to MASDIELVDVTKRYGGTKRAAVDSVSMTIPAGEIVVFVGPSGCGKTTTMRMINRLIEPTSGTITIDGADTRSLDPDELRRGIGYAIQQAGLFPHMTVAQNVGTVPGLLGWNKTKVRDRVDEMLDLVGLDPADYRDRFPRQLSGGQQQRVGVARALAADPPVLLMDEPFGAVDPITRGNLQDQLLRLQSELGKTIVFVTHDFDEAVKLGDRIAVLGEQSRILQYDTPEAVLANPADDTVAGFVGAGASLKQLTLRRVREVELASAVTAPQDTDATEIRRKLDEAGREFALLLDGRNRPVSWVHARNPRSRKPVGDLVSLQSTLQDALEAILTEGGAAVVTGKRGEYVGLVEIDTVMGAVQQARDDHAGAPA from the coding sequence GTGGCCAGTGACATCGAACTCGTGGACGTGACCAAGCGGTACGGCGGCACGAAGCGCGCCGCCGTCGACTCGGTGAGCATGACCATCCCCGCCGGGGAGATCGTGGTGTTCGTCGGCCCGTCGGGCTGCGGCAAGACCACCACCATGCGGATGATCAACCGGCTGATCGAGCCGACCTCCGGCACGATCACCATCGACGGCGCGGACACCCGCTCGCTGGACCCCGACGAGCTGCGGCGCGGCATCGGCTACGCCATCCAGCAGGCCGGGCTGTTCCCGCACATGACCGTCGCGCAGAACGTCGGCACCGTGCCGGGCCTGCTGGGCTGGAACAAGACCAAGGTCCGCGACCGGGTCGACGAGATGCTCGACCTGGTAGGCCTCGACCCGGCCGACTACCGCGACCGCTTCCCCCGCCAGCTCTCCGGCGGCCAGCAGCAGCGCGTCGGCGTGGCCCGCGCGCTCGCCGCCGACCCGCCCGTGCTGCTGATGGACGAGCCGTTCGGCGCGGTCGACCCGATCACCCGCGGCAACCTGCAGGACCAGCTCCTGCGCCTGCAGTCGGAGCTGGGCAAGACGATCGTGTTCGTCACGCACGACTTCGACGAGGCGGTCAAGCTCGGCGACCGCATCGCGGTGCTGGGCGAGCAGTCCAGGATCCTGCAGTACGACACCCCGGAGGCGGTGCTGGCCAACCCGGCCGACGACACCGTCGCGGGCTTCGTCGGCGCGGGCGCCTCGCTCAAGCAGCTGACCCTGCGCCGGGTGCGCGAGGTCGAGCTGGCCAGCGCGGTCACCGCCCCGCAGGACACCGACGCCACCGAGATCCGCCGCAAGCTCGACGAGGCGGGCCGCGAGTTCGCGCTGCTGCTGGACGGCCGCAACCGCCCGGTCAGCTGGGTGCACGCGCGCAACCCGCGCAGCCGCAAGCCCGTCGGCGACCTGGTGTCGCTCCAGTCGACCCTGCAGGACGCGCTGGAGGCGATCCTGACCGAGGGCGGCGCGGCCGTGGTGACCGGCAAGCGCGGCGAGTACGTCGGCCTGGTCGAGATCGACACCGTCATGGGCGCCGTGCAGCAGGCGCGCGACGACCACGCGGGGGCTCCCGCGTGA
- a CDS encoding ABC transporter permease: MNFWDFVADRWSRLLTESLLHLSAVVQCTIIAALIGVGVGIAVYRSPLGSATATALASAVLTIPSFALLGLLIPLLGLGAPPTVAALVLYGLLPVVRNTIVGLSGVDRSVRDAARGIGMSRFSVLTSVELRLAWPAILTGMRVSAQMLMGIAAIAAYARGPGLGVEIFAGLTRAGSANATNQAIAGTLGVIVLALLLDGVFALIGRYTVSRGIRGQ; encoded by the coding sequence GTGAACTTCTGGGACTTCGTGGCGGACCGGTGGAGCAGGCTGCTCACCGAGTCGCTGCTCCACCTGAGCGCGGTCGTGCAGTGCACGATCATCGCCGCTCTGATCGGTGTCGGCGTGGGGATCGCCGTCTACCGCAGCCCGCTGGGCTCGGCCACGGCCACGGCCCTGGCCAGCGCGGTGCTCACCATCCCCTCCTTCGCCCTGCTGGGACTGCTGATCCCGCTGCTGGGCCTGGGCGCGCCGCCCACCGTGGCCGCGCTGGTGCTCTACGGCCTGCTCCCCGTCGTGCGCAACACGATCGTCGGTCTGAGCGGGGTCGACCGGTCCGTCCGGGACGCCGCGCGGGGCATCGGCATGAGCCGCTTCAGCGTGCTCACCTCGGTGGAGCTGCGCCTGGCGTGGCCCGCGATCCTGACCGGGATGCGCGTCTCGGCCCAGATGCTGATGGGCATCGCCGCGATCGCCGCCTACGCGCGCGGCCCCGGCCTCGGCGTGGAGATCTTCGCCGGGCTGACCAGGGCGGGCAGTGCCAACGCCACCAACCAGGCGATCGCCGGAACGCTCGGCGTCATCGTCCTCGCGCTGCTCCTCGACGGGGTCTTCGCGCTGATCGGACGCTACACCGTCTCTAGGGGGATCCGTGGCCAGTGA
- a CDS encoding ABC transporter substrate-binding protein has protein sequence MIHNRALRAVGAGAVALALVTACGAPPAKDGGNAASGGSAASAKSAADLGGMDKLVEEAKKEGALNVIALPPDWANYGEMIKAFGDKYGIEVKSDQPDASSQDEINAAERLKGSDRAPDVFDLGLNVAIANADKFAPYKVATWDDIPAELKDADGRHFADYGGFMSIGYDASKVPAPTSVKDLLKPEYKGKVALNGDPTQAGAAFSGVLMASLGNGGSADDIAPGVEFFKQLKAAGNFLPVDPTPATIESGQTPVVIDWDYTNAAQTAKLAGKLDWKTVVPQDAQVGAYYNQAINVDAPHPAAARLWQEFVLSDEGQNIYLKGMSRPVRMEAMTAAGTVDTSAAAALPATGDKSVYQTQAQADKAKQALAATWAQAVG, from the coding sequence GTGATCCACAACCGTGCTCTCCGTGCGGTCGGCGCGGGCGCCGTCGCGCTGGCGCTCGTCACCGCCTGCGGCGCCCCGCCCGCGAAGGACGGCGGGAACGCCGCGTCCGGCGGCTCCGCCGCCTCGGCGAAGTCCGCCGCCGACCTCGGTGGGATGGACAAGCTCGTGGAGGAGGCCAAGAAGGAGGGCGCGCTGAACGTCATCGCGCTGCCCCCGGACTGGGCCAACTACGGCGAGATGATCAAGGCGTTCGGCGACAAGTACGGCATCGAGGTCAAGTCCGACCAGCCCGACGCCTCCTCGCAGGACGAGATCAACGCCGCCGAGCGGCTCAAGGGCAGTGACCGCGCGCCCGACGTGTTCGACCTCGGCCTGAACGTCGCGATCGCCAACGCCGACAAGTTCGCGCCCTACAAGGTCGCCACCTGGGACGACATCCCCGCAGAGCTCAAGGACGCCGACGGCCGCCACTTCGCCGACTACGGCGGCTTCATGTCCATCGGCTACGACGCCTCCAAGGTCCCCGCGCCCACCAGCGTCAAGGACCTCCTGAAGCCCGAGTACAAGGGCAAGGTCGCGCTCAACGGCGACCCGACGCAGGCGGGCGCCGCGTTCTCCGGCGTGCTGATGGCCTCGCTCGGCAACGGCGGCTCCGCCGACGACATCGCGCCCGGCGTCGAGTTCTTCAAGCAGCTCAAGGCCGCGGGCAACTTCCTGCCGGTCGACCCGACCCCGGCGACCATCGAGTCCGGCCAGACCCCCGTCGTGATCGACTGGGACTACACCAACGCCGCGCAGACCGCGAAGCTCGCGGGCAAGCTCGACTGGAAGACCGTCGTGCCGCAGGACGCGCAGGTCGGCGCCTACTACAACCAGGCCATCAACGTTGACGCCCCGCACCCGGCCGCCGCGCGGCTGTGGCAGGAGTTCGTGCTCTCCGACGAGGGCCAGAACATCTACCTCAAGGGCATGTCCCGCCCGGTCCGCATGGAGGCCATGACCGCGGCGGGCACCGTCGACACCTCGGCCGCCGCCGCGCTGCCCGCCACCGGCGACAAGTCCGTCTACCAGACCCAGGCGCAGGCCGACAAGGCCAAGCAGGCGCTCGCCGCCACCTGGGCCCAGGCGGTGGGCTGA
- a CDS encoding ABC transporter permease: MVAPVDTSAGGGRAAAPGRGPSRRSWAAWLVVVPFLAYVGTFLLYPTALVLAGAFQDDDGAFTLANLTTLTEGVYLQAFLRSVQLSALTALIGAALGALLSWAVASGRPEGVTRKVVLAASGVLAQFGGVPLAFAFLATVGFQGLVTRFLADTLGVDLFATGAWLFELPGLTLVYTFFQIPLMVIVFLPAVDGLRPQWREATESLGGSGWTYWRHVGGPILLPAFLGSALLLFANAFSAYATAAALVSQGSPIVPLQIRGFLTGEVLLGQENLGKALGLGMIVVVGVAMGLHALLQRRFARWQ, translated from the coding sequence GTGGTCGCACCCGTCGACACCTCGGCCGGGGGCGGCAGAGCCGCCGCCCCCGGCCGAGGGCCGTCCCGCCGGTCGTGGGCGGCGTGGCTGGTGGTCGTGCCGTTCCTCGCCTACGTCGGCACGTTCCTGCTCTACCCGACGGCGCTCGTGCTCGCCGGGGCGTTCCAGGACGACGACGGCGCCTTCACCCTCGCCAACCTGACCACCCTCACCGAGGGCGTCTACCTCCAGGCGTTCCTGCGCAGCGTCCAGCTGTCCGCGCTCACCGCCCTGATCGGCGCCGCGCTCGGCGCCCTGCTGTCCTGGGCCGTGGCCTCGGGCAGGCCCGAGGGCGTCACGCGCAAGGTCGTGCTCGCCGCGTCCGGCGTCCTCGCCCAGTTCGGCGGCGTGCCGCTCGCGTTCGCGTTCCTCGCCACCGTGGGCTTCCAGGGCCTGGTCACCCGGTTCCTGGCCGACACCCTCGGCGTCGACCTGTTCGCGACCGGCGCGTGGTTGTTCGAGCTGCCCGGCCTCACCCTGGTCTACACGTTCTTCCAGATCCCGCTCATGGTCATCGTGTTCCTGCCCGCCGTCGACGGCCTGCGCCCGCAGTGGCGCGAGGCCACCGAGAGCCTCGGCGGCTCCGGCTGGACCTACTGGCGGCACGTGGGCGGCCCGATCCTGCTGCCCGCGTTCCTCGGCTCGGCGCTGCTGCTGTTCGCCAACGCGTTCTCCGCCTACGCCACCGCCGCCGCCCTGGTGTCCCAGGGCAGCCCGATCGTGCCGCTGCAGATCCGGGGCTTCCTCACCGGGGAAGTGCTGCTGGGGCAGGAGAACCTGGGCAAGGCGCTCGGCCTGGGCATGATCGTCGTGGTCGGCGTGGCCATGGGCCTGCACGCCCTGCTCCAGCGGAGGTTCGCCCGATGGCAGTGA
- a CDS encoding ABC transporter permease, whose protein sequence is MAVTREAAPQEPAKPRRRKGSGGALRAVVLVVLGAYFALPLVAMAEFSTRGANGTRSLQSWSGIVTDPDLVEAIWVSAQLALLSSLLVLALLVPTMAWIRLRLPALRRVVEFLCLLPVAIPAIVLVVGMAPLYAWVDYFLGDSPLTLALAYAVLVLPFAHRSLDAGLSAIDLKTLAEAARGLGAGWGTVLLRIVVPNIRTALISAALLSVALVLGEFTIASLLNFDTLQVRVNLIGKRDAGVSIAVSLLCLLFAFALLLLLSSAGSRRRRATAEEG, encoded by the coding sequence ATGGCAGTGACGCGGGAAGCGGCGCCGCAGGAGCCCGCGAAGCCCAGGCGCCGCAAGGGAAGCGGCGGCGCGCTGCGCGCGGTCGTGCTCGTTGTCCTCGGCGCGTACTTCGCGCTGCCGCTGGTCGCCATGGCCGAGTTCTCCACCAGGGGCGCCAACGGCACGCGCAGCCTCCAGTCCTGGTCCGGCATCGTCACCGACCCGGACCTCGTCGAAGCGATCTGGGTGTCGGCGCAGCTGGCCCTGCTGTCCTCGCTGCTGGTGCTGGCGCTGCTCGTGCCCACCATGGCGTGGATCCGGCTGCGGCTACCCGCGCTGCGCCGCGTGGTGGAGTTCCTGTGCCTGCTGCCGGTGGCGATCCCGGCGATCGTGCTGGTGGTCGGCATGGCCCCGCTGTACGCCTGGGTCGACTACTTCCTCGGCGACTCGCCGCTCACCCTCGCGCTCGCGTACGCGGTGCTGGTGCTGCCGTTCGCCCACCGCTCGCTCGACGCGGGCCTGTCCGCGATCGACCTCAAGACCCTGGCCGAGGCCGCCAGGGGACTGGGCGCCGGCTGGGGCACGGTGCTGCTGCGGATCGTCGTGCCGAACATCCGCACCGCGCTGATCAGCGCCGCGCTGCTGTCCGTCGCGCTGGTGCTGGGCGAGTTCACCATCGCCTCCCTGCTCAACTTCGACACCCTCCAGGTGCGGGTCAACCTGATCGGCAAGCGCGACGCGGGCGTGTCCATCGCGGTGTCGCTGCTGTGCCTGCTGTTCGCTTTCGCGCTGCTGCTCCTGCTGTCCTCGGCGGGCAGCAGGCGGCGCCGCGCCACCGCCGAGGAAGGCTGA
- a CDS encoding ABC transporter ATP-binding protein, which yields MGHLELKGLRKSFGGHTALDGLDLDLAEGELISLLGPSGCGKTTALRIVAGFETADAGSVLVEGRDITGVPANRRDMGMVFQAYSLFPNLTAAQNIEFGLKLRKQPDRRARAGELLELVGLAHLGGRYPHQLSGGQQQRVALARALAIRPGVLLLDEPLSALDAKVRVGLREEIRRIQTELGITTLFVTHDQEEALAVSDRVGVMSHGRLEQLDTPSKVYREPASAFVAQFVGVTNTVAGTVESGGVRLGAHLLPAPGAPGVASGDAVSVIVRPEDVEVTAHPAGGGAAGGDNAGALIGTVVAQSFLGPVTRLSVRLAGGEQVVRVDHPSSRATDFPAGAEVALRVAPDRVLVVPA from the coding sequence ATGGGTCATCTGGAACTGAAGGGGCTGCGCAAGTCCTTCGGCGGGCACACCGCGCTCGACGGGCTCGACCTCGACCTCGCCGAGGGCGAGCTGATCAGCCTGCTGGGCCCCAGCGGCTGCGGCAAGACCACGGCGCTGCGCATCGTCGCGGGCTTCGAGACCGCCGACGCGGGCTCGGTGCTGGTCGAGGGGCGCGACATCACCGGCGTGCCCGCGAACCGGCGGGACATGGGCATGGTGTTCCAGGCCTACAGCCTGTTCCCGAACCTCACCGCCGCGCAGAACATCGAGTTCGGGCTCAAGCTGCGCAAGCAGCCCGACCGCAGGGCCCGCGCCGGGGAGCTGCTGGAGCTGGTGGGCCTCGCGCACCTGGGCGGTCGCTACCCGCACCAGCTGTCCGGCGGCCAGCAGCAGCGCGTGGCGCTGGCCCGCGCGCTGGCGATCCGGCCAGGGGTGCTGCTGCTGGACGAGCCGCTGTCGGCGCTGGACGCCAAGGTCAGGGTCGGGCTGCGCGAGGAGATCCGCCGCATCCAGACCGAGCTGGGCATCACGACCCTGTTCGTCACGCACGACCAGGAGGAGGCGCTGGCCGTCTCCGACCGGGTCGGCGTGATGTCCCACGGCAGGCTGGAGCAGCTGGACACCCCGTCGAAGGTGTACCGGGAACCGGCGTCGGCGTTCGTGGCGCAGTTCGTCGGCGTCACCAACACCGTGGCGGGCACGGTCGAGTCCGGCGGGGTCCGGCTGGGCGCGCACCTGCTGCCCGCGCCCGGCGCGCCGGGGGTGGCGTCCGGCGACGCGGTGTCGGTGATCGTGCGGCCCGAGGACGTCGAGGTGACCGCGCACCCCGCCGGTGGCGGCGCGGCCGGTGGTGACAATGCCGGCGCCCTGATCGGAACCGTTGTGGCGCAGAGCTTCCTGGGGCCGGTGACCCGGCTCTCGGTGCGCCTGGCCGGTGGGGAGCAGGTCGTGCGGGTGGACCACCCGTCGTCCCGCGCCACCGACTTCCCGGCGGGCGCCGAGGTGGCGCTGCGGGTCGCGCCGGACCGGGTGCTGGTCGTCCCGGCCTGA